One genomic window of Syntrophorhabdaceae bacterium includes the following:
- a CDS encoding TusE/DsrC/DsvC family sulfur relay protein, with product MVVDEKDSPRWDGITPRLLDAGDVQQKVRCLGGKDVLVDKDDFLWRPEDWTEDLARALARECGIDTLNDLQWQVIRFLREYFFYHGRAPLNRDIKAAVGISLMELECLFPGGIRRGARLVAGLPNPRTCSG from the coding sequence ATGGTAGTAGATGAGAAGGATTCCCCTAGATGGGACGGGATCACACCTCGTTTGCTTGATGCGGGTGACGTCCAGCAGAAGGTAAGATGCCTTGGTGGAAAAGACGTTCTGGTGGACAAGGACGATTTTCTGTGGCGTCCAGAGGATTGGACCGAGGACCTAGCGAGGGCTCTCGCAAGGGAGTGCGGTATCGATACCTTGAACGATCTCCAGTGGCAGGTAATTCGTTTTCTTCGTGAGTACTTCTTCTATCACGGCCGTGCGCCTCTCAATCGTGACATTAAAGCAGCAGTGGGCATCAGCCTTATGGAACTCGAATGTCTCTTTCCGGGAGGCATCAGGCGAGGCGCCCGCTTAGTTGCGGGTCTGCCGAATCCCAGGACCTGTTCAGGATGA
- a CDS encoding molybdopterin cofactor-binding domain-containing protein, with protein sequence MKKVVMKVNGRSHQFIVEPDRVLLDLLREDLRLTGAKQSCDRKGQCGACTVIVNGKAVRSCLQKVANLDGADVITVEGLGTPDNPHLIQEAFVLSGAIQCGFCTPGMIMATKALLDSNPNPDIDAIKRALQHNLCRCTGYAKIIDAVKLASLFMRGESTPDAVRPDPNGPKIGVSHPRPSSMIKACGMAQFSADIHLQDALELAVAHSTEYHAKILSVDTSMATMMPGVIGVMTAKDIKGDNGIKLMVVADQNVLAGEKVHCLGDPIAIVAARTRDQARAAAAAVTVNYQALPVLRSPKEAMAQGAVQLHSQLPNLCFRQPQIKGDAKKALAEAAHVVEAHFSTQLNHQAPLEPEVSVAYLEGEGEDAQLVVVGRSINIHADMAILQTALGYENIRYEEAFSGGQFGQKSAMLSEAIAGAAALHFQSPVRYVPSLTESMMTTTKRHPFDMNVKLGCDREGKLTAFDIDFIVDNGAYMSAGTIICLRALRMLSGSYHIPNVNALARLVYTNNPAGGSARGAGPPQIAFALECAIDMLAERIGIDPLELRKINSLAPGQSVSTGHVYEQWPFPDLCAAIEPSYDKARKAAAIQKNGTIRRGVGIAAHSFGIMGPGDVGRVAVELDPDGGLTIFCAVADPGEGNDSMLTQIASHLTGIAMNKIRLVTRDTDNTVGMGPAAASRMTYVAGGSLILAIEQLKQAMEETGARTCEELKKAGKLTRYMGTKKALKEGGLDPETGLGPSFESRVHSIQMAEVEVNTENGEVRVLKVTTTVDAGTVIHPQNLEGQLEGGVDQGVGYALKEEYIHGKTVDYVTFKFPTIMTAFEMESIIRETPRMRGPLGATGVGEMTMVCTAPAVINAIYDACGARIYDLPATPEKVKAALAKRT encoded by the coding sequence GTCCTGTGACCGCAAGGGCCAATGCGGCGCATGCACCGTGATAGTAAATGGTAAAGCAGTCAGGTCGTGTCTTCAAAAGGTAGCAAACCTCGACGGTGCCGATGTGATCACGGTGGAGGGTCTCGGAACACCCGACAATCCTCACCTGATTCAGGAAGCATTCGTTCTTTCGGGCGCAATTCAGTGCGGGTTCTGCACACCAGGCATGATTATGGCGACTAAGGCGCTCCTCGATAGCAATCCGAACCCGGACATAGATGCTATCAAAAGAGCTCTCCAGCATAATCTCTGCCGATGCACAGGGTATGCAAAAATCATCGATGCAGTGAAATTGGCCAGTCTCTTTATGCGCGGTGAATCCACACCTGATGCGGTCCGACCGGATCCGAACGGCCCCAAAATCGGCGTTTCACATCCGCGTCCTTCTTCAATGATCAAAGCCTGCGGCATGGCGCAGTTTTCTGCCGACATTCATTTGCAGGATGCGCTCGAGCTAGCAGTCGCTCACAGCACCGAGTACCATGCGAAGATACTATCCGTCGATACGTCCATGGCAACGATGATGCCAGGTGTCATCGGAGTAATGACGGCAAAAGACATAAAGGGCGACAACGGAATAAAACTGATGGTGGTGGCGGACCAAAACGTTCTTGCCGGGGAGAAGGTCCATTGCCTCGGTGATCCCATCGCGATAGTGGCGGCCCGGACGAGGGATCAAGCCCGTGCGGCAGCGGCAGCAGTAACAGTAAACTATCAAGCGCTTCCGGTCCTCAGGAGCCCGAAGGAGGCAATGGCACAAGGAGCGGTTCAGCTGCATTCTCAGTTACCGAATCTCTGTTTCAGACAACCGCAGATCAAGGGTGATGCAAAGAAAGCGTTGGCCGAAGCAGCACATGTGGTAGAGGCACATTTCTCCACGCAGCTGAATCACCAGGCACCTCTCGAGCCTGAAGTCAGTGTAGCCTACCTGGAGGGTGAGGGCGAAGACGCTCAACTCGTGGTAGTCGGACGCAGTATAAACATCCATGCGGATATGGCTATCCTTCAGACGGCTCTAGGCTACGAGAACATTCGCTATGAAGAGGCCTTCTCCGGAGGTCAGTTTGGACAGAAATCGGCAATGCTCTCGGAGGCAATTGCCGGAGCCGCAGCACTTCACTTCCAGAGTCCGGTACGCTATGTACCGAGCCTTACAGAATCGATGATGACTACCACGAAGCGCCATCCTTTTGATATGAACGTCAAGCTCGGGTGCGACAGGGAAGGGAAATTAACAGCTTTCGATATCGATTTCATAGTTGATAACGGCGCTTACATGAGTGCCGGGACTATCATCTGTCTGCGGGCGTTGCGCATGCTCTCGGGGTCTTACCATATTCCGAATGTAAACGCATTGGCCCGGCTCGTCTATACGAATAACCCTGCAGGCGGATCGGCACGCGGTGCGGGGCCGCCCCAGATCGCATTTGCTCTTGAGTGTGCGATAGACATGCTCGCAGAGCGCATCGGCATCGATCCGCTTGAGCTCAGGAAAATCAACTCTCTTGCGCCCGGTCAGAGTGTCTCGACCGGTCACGTGTACGAGCAGTGGCCATTTCCGGATCTGTGCGCTGCGATCGAGCCATCGTATGACAAAGCCAGAAAAGCCGCTGCAATTCAGAAGAACGGCACCATACGACGGGGGGTGGGCATAGCAGCGCATTCTTTCGGTATTATGGGCCCAGGGGATGTGGGCAGAGTCGCGGTAGAGCTTGATCCGGACGGAGGGCTTACAATCTTCTGTGCGGTTGCCGATCCCGGCGAGGGTAATGACTCGATGCTTACACAGATCGCATCGCACCTTACGGGTATAGCCATGAACAAGATTCGCTTGGTGACTCGCGACACAGATAATACGGTGGGTATGGGTCCGGCCGCAGCCAGCAGAATGACCTATGTCGCCGGTGGATCATTGATTCTCGCGATTGAGCAACTGAAACAGGCAATGGAGGAGACGGGTGCCCGCACGTGCGAAGAACTGAAAAAGGCCGGCAAGCTCACCAGATACATGGGGACAAAGAAAGCCCTGAAGGAAGGTGGGCTCGATCCTGAGACAGGGCTCGGTCCCTCATTTGAATCACGGGTCCACTCCATACAGATGGCCGAAGTTGAAGTCAATACGGAGAATGGCGAGGTACGCGTGCTTAAGGTGACGACCACAGTGGATGCGGGCACTGTGATTCATCCTCAGAACCTGGAAGGACAGCTCGAAGGTGGTGTGGATCAGGGCGTTGGCTATGCTCTCAAGGAAGAGTACATTCACGGTAAAACCGTTGATTACGTCACGTTCAAATTCCCAACCATAATGACAGCATTTGAGATGGAGTCGATTATCAGGGAGACACCGAGAATGAGGGGTCCTCTCGGAGCCACGGGCGTGGGAGAGATGACTATGGTGTGCACAGCGCCGGCAGTGATCAACGCGATATACGATGCATGTGGAGCGCGGATTTACGACTTGCCTGCAACACCGGAAAAGGTGAAAGCTGCATTGGCGAAACGAACGTAA